One region of Salvia miltiorrhiza cultivar Shanhuang (shh) chromosome 3, IMPLAD_Smil_shh, whole genome shotgun sequence genomic DNA includes:
- the LOC131016934 gene encoding uncharacterized protein LOC131016934 isoform X2 yields MKRREAAGAGFDKAGRISSCFKDIDEELSFFRELKKREKDQFGSLLNPISDDFEANGSFGLSIMNSGGRKGAEFLGKNDYNWLKTPPATPLFPSLEMESNAQELVVQREIPIIQPISRFIDKRNMKSAPLVTPKPNKIKSSVPKNFPNSNTSRNSTCLSARSSISNETPPNLRPSSATRGRPAYQNLPAPPKIMRRQPSNAGNVEKSGGVQVAGSRMVDKLMNARMSNADDRRSKIKLNGSCNGEEKRQPKIKLDASLNETSGFGRLMMSSQTHGHSTRLQQWK; encoded by the exons atgaagagaAGAGAAGCAGCAGGCGCAGGTTTTGACAAGGCAGGAAGGATTTCGAGTTGCTTCAAGGACATAGATGAGGAGCTTTCCTTTTTCCGCGAGCTTAAGAAGCGCGAAAAAGATCAATTTGGCAGCCTTCTTAACCCTATTTCTGATGACTTTGAAGCAAATG GAAGCTTTGGGCTGAGCATAATGAATTCGGGAGGAAGAAAAGGGGCAGAATTCCTTGGTAAAAATGACTACAACTG GCTGAAAACGCCTCCCGCGACGCCTCTGTTTCCATCACTTGAGATGGAGTCAAATGCACAAGAACTAGTCGTTCAGAGGGAGATACCAATCATCCAACCTATTTCAAGG TTTATCGACAAGAGAAACATGAAAAGCGCTCCGCTGGTGACCCCAAAACCAAATAAAATCAAGTCATCCGTCCCAAAAAACTTTCCTAACTCAAACACGTCGAGAAACTCGACGTGTTTGAGTGCCAGGTCATCAATCTCGAATGAGACCCCACCTAACTTGAGGCCCTCATCCGCTACTAGAGGAAGGCCGGCATATCAGAATCTGCCGGCCCCACCGAAGATAATGAGGAGGCAGCCGAGCAATGCAGGAAATGTTGAGAAGAGTGGTGGAGTGCAAGTTGCGGGCAGCAGGATGGTGGACAAGTTGATGAATGCGAGAATGTCGAATGCCGATGATCGACGCtccaaaatcaaattgaatGGGAGTTGTAATGGTGAAGAGAAGAGACAGCCTAAGATTAAGCTCGATGCTTCCTTGAATGAGACCTCTGGCTTTGGAAGATTGATGATGTCCTCTCAAACACATG GACATTCAACGAGACTCCAACAGTGGAAGTAA
- the LOC131016934 gene encoding uncharacterized protein LOC131016934 isoform X1 gives MKRREAAGAGFDKAGRISSCFKDIDEELSFFRELKKREKDQFGSLLNPISDDFEANGSFGLSIMNSGGRKGAEFLGKNDYNWLKTPPATPLFPSLEMESNAQELVVQREIPIIQPISRQFIDKRNMKSAPLVTPKPNKIKSSVPKNFPNSNTSRNSTCLSARSSISNETPPNLRPSSATRGRPAYQNLPAPPKIMRRQPSNAGNVEKSGGVQVAGSRMVDKLMNARMSNADDRRSKIKLNGSCNGEEKRQPKIKLDASLNETSGFGRLMMSSQTHGHSTRLQQWK, from the exons atgaagagaAGAGAAGCAGCAGGCGCAGGTTTTGACAAGGCAGGAAGGATTTCGAGTTGCTTCAAGGACATAGATGAGGAGCTTTCCTTTTTCCGCGAGCTTAAGAAGCGCGAAAAAGATCAATTTGGCAGCCTTCTTAACCCTATTTCTGATGACTTTGAAGCAAATG GAAGCTTTGGGCTGAGCATAATGAATTCGGGAGGAAGAAAAGGGGCAGAATTCCTTGGTAAAAATGACTACAACTG GCTGAAAACGCCTCCCGCGACGCCTCTGTTTCCATCACTTGAGATGGAGTCAAATGCACAAGAACTAGTCGTTCAGAGGGAGATACCAATCATCCAACCTATTTCAAGG caGTTTATCGACAAGAGAAACATGAAAAGCGCTCCGCTGGTGACCCCAAAACCAAATAAAATCAAGTCATCCGTCCCAAAAAACTTTCCTAACTCAAACACGTCGAGAAACTCGACGTGTTTGAGTGCCAGGTCATCAATCTCGAATGAGACCCCACCTAACTTGAGGCCCTCATCCGCTACTAGAGGAAGGCCGGCATATCAGAATCTGCCGGCCCCACCGAAGATAATGAGGAGGCAGCCGAGCAATGCAGGAAATGTTGAGAAGAGTGGTGGAGTGCAAGTTGCGGGCAGCAGGATGGTGGACAAGTTGATGAATGCGAGAATGTCGAATGCCGATGATCGACGCtccaaaatcaaattgaatGGGAGTTGTAATGGTGAAGAGAAGAGACAGCCTAAGATTAAGCTCGATGCTTCCTTGAATGAGACCTCTGGCTTTGGAAGATTGATGATGTCCTCTCAAACACATG GACATTCAACGAGACTCCAACAGTGGAAGTAA